In Desertifilum tharense IPPAS B-1220, one genomic interval encodes:
- a CDS encoding tetratricopeptide repeat protein, with product MDFWERYLNATPDSEAKKGDRDTLVPETAESPNHSDQTFTQSADVQMLADQLLQSGLQHQQTGTWDLAISDWEKALIFYQQIQQISGQIQVLALLSNAYYAKGDYQKTIEFQQIRIQLAAEIGDRTLLGQAYGNLGNAYRHLENSQKALEYQQLSLAIAQELNNPRLEVAALNNLGLVHKALGNYLQAIECQKQSLKIIRELKDDLVEAQILRNIGNAYHALGDFLKTIEYYEELLACARKLKDRRLEGQILRNLGNTCHAIGNYPKAIAYYQQRASVAQQLQDLRGEEQALGSLGVVYDALGEYSVAAQYYEQRLKIAQKLQDTRLMGQILSSLIVTCNALGDFAKVADYQHQRNALLLGNVSA from the coding sequence ATGGATTTTTGGGAGCGCTACCTCAACGCAACACCTGACAGCGAAGCCAAGAAGGGCGATCGCGATACGCTGGTTCCTGAAACCGCAGAAAGCCCTAACCATTCCGACCAAACCTTCACCCAATCAGCCGACGTGCAAATGCTGGCAGACCAACTTTTACAAAGCGGTCTTCAACACCAGCAAACCGGAACCTGGGATTTAGCCATTTCCGACTGGGAAAAGGCTCTAATCTTCTATCAACAAATCCAGCAAATTTCCGGACAAATTCAAGTCCTCGCCCTCTTAAGTAATGCCTATTATGCCAAGGGCGACTATCAAAAAACCATAGAATTCCAGCAAATCCGGATTCAACTGGCTGCTGAAATTGGCGATCGCACCCTCTTAGGACAAGCCTACGGCAACTTAGGCAACGCTTACCGCCACTTAGAAAACTCCCAAAAAGCCCTAGAATATCAGCAACTCAGTTTAGCGATCGCCCAAGAACTCAACAACCCCCGCCTAGAAGTCGCAGCCCTCAACAACCTAGGACTGGTTCACAAAGCCTTGGGCAACTATTTACAAGCCATTGAATGCCAGAAACAAAGCCTTAAAATCATCCGCGAACTTAAAGATGATTTAGTAGAAGCCCAAATTTTAAGAAACATTGGTAACGCTTACCATGCATTAGGCGACTTTCTTAAAACCATTGAATATTACGAAGAACTCTTAGCCTGCGCCCGCAAACTTAAAGATCGGCGACTCGAAGGTCAAATTTTAAGAAACCTCGGCAATACTTGCCACGCCATCGGTAACTATCCCAAAGCGATCGCCTATTACCAACAGCGAGCCAGCGTTGCTCAACAACTGCAAGACTTGCGCGGAGAAGAACAAGCCCTCGGCAGTTTAGGCGTAGTTTATGACGCTTTAGGCGAATATTCAGTCGCCGCTCAATATTACGAACAGCGCTTAAAAATTGCTCAAAAACTGCAAGATACCCGCCTGATGGGACAAATCCTTAGCAGCTTAATTGTCACCTGCAACGCTTTAGGCGACTTCGCTAAAGTCGCCGACTATCAACACCAAAGAAACGCCCTATTATTGGGAAACGTAAGCGCTTGA